One window of the Cryptomeria japonica chromosome 7, Sugi_1.0, whole genome shotgun sequence genome contains the following:
- the LOC131037226 gene encoding protein HOTHEAD, which produces MRMEIVFFLISCLLLFTNHHHLLCPVEAAQNSEYPYSFMTTDAEKAAARTYDYIIVGGGAAGCPLAATLSQNYTVLVLERGGSPYGNPVTADNKVFYKVFGNASDYPYELEGFVTEDGVQTARGRVLGGGTSVNAGFYSRASLQYIRNMGWDEKIVNESYEWVEKSNAFKPDKLFVWSSAVRDGLLEAGVLPYNGYTLNNLEGTKISATIFDNNGKRHTAADLLQHANPDNIIVLLNATASRILFDSSSGKLKATGVEFTGTNGKSYQVSTNKSTNLSEVILSAGPIGSPQLLLLSGIGPSDELEKLNIAVHLDLKLVGKRVQDPPRATVIIESPKPLEFGNIQIVGIIDNSNIYIEPTSYFTEINATHNEYYGVIFSKVAYPLSTGELKLRSKDPRDVPSVRYNYYSNPSDLKECMLGVKTLTRISMTSSLQKFAFNVSGNSKMLQYSGSALPQNPSDNDALAKFCKDTRSSIWHFHGGCQIDLVIDKMHHVKGVDSLRVVDNSIFKDSPGTNPQATTMMLGRYMGLHILKERIGN; this is translated from the exons ATGAGAATGGAGATTGTATTCTTTTTAATTTCATGTCTGCTTTTATTTACGAATCATCATCACCTGCTTTGTCCCGTGGAGGCAGCGCAGAACTCAG AATATCCGTATTCGTTTATGACAACAGATGCTGAAAAGGCGGCTGCGAGAACGTATGATTACATTATCGTTGGAGGAGGTGCAGCTGGATGTCCTCTGGCAGCAACACTGTCACAGAATTATACTGTTTTAGTATTGGAGAGGGGAGGCTCTCCCTATGGAAATCCCGTCACTGCAGACAATAAAGTCTTTTACAAGGTCTTTGGCAACGCCAGTGATTATCCCTATGAACTTGAGGGATTTGTGACAGAAGATGGAGTGCAGACAGCGAGAGGAAGGGTTCTGGGAGGTGGAACATCCGTCAATGCTGGCTTCTACAGCAGGGCAAGCCTTCAATATATTCGAAATATGGGATGGGATGAGAAGATTGTAAATGAGTCATATGAATGGGTGGAGAAATCGAATGCCTTCAAGCCAGACAAGCTTTTTGTGTGGAGTTCTGCAGTCCGGGATGGGCTTTTAGAAGCTGGGGTGCTTCCTTATAATGGGTATACTCTGAATAATTTGGAGGGAACCAAGATAAGTGCTACAatttttgacaacaatggaaagAGACACACAGCTGCAGATCTTCTGCAACATGCAAATCCAGATAACATTATAGTTCTTCTGAATGCTACAGCCAGCAGAATCCTCTTTGATTCCTCCTCAG GGAAGTTGAAGGCTACTGGTGTGGAATTCACCGGCACCAATGGCAAGTCTTATCAAGTATCAACCAACAAATCAACAAATTTGAGTGAGGTTATTTTGTCTGCAGGACCCATAGGTAGCCCCCAACTTCTACTATTAAGTGGAATAGGTCCATCAGATGAACTAGAAAAATTGAATATTGCTGTGCATTTAGATTTGAAATTAGTAGGAAAACGGGTTCAAGATCCACCTCGTGCAACAGTTATCATTGAATCCCCTAAACCCTTGGAATTTGGTAACATACAGATTGTAGGTATAATAGACAATTCAAACATTTACATTGAGCCTACTAGCTATTTCACAGAAATAAATGCCACACATAATGAATATTATGGTGTAATTTTTAGTAAGGTGGCATACCCCTTATCAACAGGTGAGCTAAAGCTTAGAAGCAAAGATCCCCGAGATGTCCCTTCTGTGAGATATAACTATTATTCCAATCCTTCTGATCTAAAAGAATGTATGCTTGGTGTGAAGACATTGACTCGTATTAGCATGACATCATCTCTTCAAAAATTTGCATTTAATGTTAGTGGGAACTCAAAGATGCTTCAATATAGTGGATCGGCATTACCACAAAATCCATCCGACAATGATGCCTTGGCCAAGTTCTGCAAAGATACACGTTCATCAATATGGCATTTTCATGGAGGCTGTCAAATTGATCTTGTAATTGATAAAATGCATCATGTAAAAGGGGTTGATAGTCTAAGGGTTGTTGACAATTCTATTTTCAAGGATAGTCCAGGAACAAATCCACAAGCCACTACTATGATGCTTGGACG GTATATGGGACTTCACATCCTCAAAGAACGCATTGGAAACTAA